In Streptomyces puniciscabiei, a single genomic region encodes these proteins:
- a CDS encoding STAS domain-containing protein, which yields MNDTSALFEECRIVRTHGELDTQSAAPLVRALAEARAARPGRLFLIVDLSEVTFSDSSILSALCEAWSDCRARRGWVRIVYDNHMTDLVFRHTGLLDLFPAYASAQDAWEGRTAGAALRLPASALPAAGTHRPAGDHMPRRTTRQETS from the coding sequence GTGAATGACACTTCTGCGCTCTTCGAGGAGTGCCGCATCGTCCGCACGCACGGCGAACTGGACACGCAATCCGCGGCCCCACTGGTCCGCGCCCTGGCCGAGGCCCGAGCGGCCCGGCCCGGACGGCTCTTCCTGATCGTGGACCTGAGCGAGGTGACCTTCTCCGACTCCAGCATCCTGTCTGCGCTGTGCGAGGCGTGGTCCGACTGCCGCGCCCGGCGCGGCTGGGTACGCATCGTGTACGACAACCACATGACCGACCTGGTCTTCCGCCACACCGGCCTGCTCGACCTTTTCCCCGCCTACGCGAGCGCACAGGACGCCTGGGAGGGACGAACGGCCGGCGCCGCACTCCGCCTCCCCGCGAGCGCACTTCCGGCCGCCGGGACGCACCGCCCGGCCGGGGACCACATGCCGCGCCGAACCACCCGACAGGAGACCTCATGA
- a CDS encoding GtrA family protein, translated as MRRLSARRSATTWLSRTSLTREVFWFVVIGVASTVAQAMLYWVLRQWSQPILANFTSLLVVTVLNTEANRRLTFRESRVRVLQAHLTAGGLFVLAYLVTSGAVLLFRHYRPTASPAAETLVLAPSFALVTVVRFTVLRMVVFRRRPQ; from the coding sequence GTGCGACGCCTCAGCGCACGGCGCAGCGCCACCACCTGGCTCAGCCGCACCTCGCTGACCCGGGAAGTGTTCTGGTTCGTCGTGATCGGCGTCGCCTCCACTGTGGCCCAGGCCATGCTGTACTGGGTTCTGCGCCAGTGGTCGCAGCCCATCCTGGCCAATTTCACCTCCCTGCTTGTCGTCACCGTCCTCAACACGGAGGCCAACCGCCGACTGACCTTTCGCGAGTCCCGGGTCCGCGTCCTCCAGGCGCATCTGACCGCAGGCGGCCTGTTCGTCCTGGCGTACCTGGTCACCTCAGGCGCTGTCCTGCTCTTCCGTCACTACCGGCCCACCGCCTCACCGGCAGCGGAGACCCTGGTACTTGCGCCGAGCTTCGCCCTGGTGACCGTGGTGCGCTTCACGGTCCTGCGGATGGTCGTCTTCAGACGCCGTCCCCAATGA
- a CDS encoding DUF5994 family protein has protein sequence MEPSSTPAGGVSGADAHTYRMPLPRLTLTPDVSHGPLDGAWWPRCNALELELPSLVDLLEPEPGALIRVTVDPAGWPGAPHTVMAPGRVIAVEPTGPGSDAHVITLDCGTVGRWVLLVVPPEEPAGTAVRLLAAAADPENPLTAPSMLALADAGRPVGAAGEAE, from the coding sequence ATGGAACCCAGCAGTACGCCGGCCGGAGGCGTCTCCGGTGCCGACGCGCACACGTACCGCATGCCCCTGCCCCGCCTGACCCTCACCCCGGACGTCAGCCACGGCCCGCTGGACGGTGCCTGGTGGCCGCGCTGCAACGCGCTGGAGCTCGAACTTCCCTCGCTCGTCGACTTGTTGGAGCCGGAGCCGGGGGCCCTGATACGGGTCACCGTGGACCCCGCCGGGTGGCCCGGCGCCCCGCACACGGTCATGGCCCCAGGCCGGGTGATCGCCGTGGAACCGACCGGACCCGGAAGCGACGCGCACGTCATCACCCTGGACTGCGGCACCGTGGGACGCTGGGTGCTCCTGGTCGTCCCGCCCGAGGAGCCCGCCGGAACAGCCGTCCGGCTGCTGGCCGCCGCTGCCGACCCGGAGAACCCACTGACCGCCCCGAGCATGCTGGCGCTCGCCGATGCGGGTCGCCCGGTGGGCGCGGCCGGGGAGGCGGAATGA
- a CDS encoding ANTAR domain-containing protein, translated as MMENSRNGSLTRLKEHSVPVRTPLLNKISELQTEISQLQEAVVSHTVVDQAIGVVITLGGLHPEQGFQVLREVSQHTNTKLPQVSELIVDWVHGEQLPDEIRTALIKALPRARSSERSTALPPAF; from the coding sequence ATGATGGAGAACTCTCGAAACGGCAGCCTCACGCGACTCAAGGAGCACTCGGTTCCGGTACGGACACCGCTCCTGAACAAGATCAGCGAGTTGCAGACGGAAATCAGCCAGCTGCAGGAAGCCGTCGTCTCCCACACCGTCGTAGACCAAGCGATCGGCGTGGTCATCACCCTCGGTGGCCTGCATCCCGAGCAGGGATTCCAAGTGCTGCGAGAGGTCTCACAGCACACCAACACGAAACTGCCGCAGGTATCCGAACTGATCGTGGACTGGGTGCACGGCGAACAGCTGCCGGACGAAATCCGCACCGCTCTGATCAAGGCACTGCCCAGGGCACGGTCATCTGAACGCAGCACAGCTCTGCCGCCCGCGTTCTGA
- a CDS encoding trimeric intracellular cation channel family protein, with amino-acid sequence MDASALSVWAVAGAQKTLAVGLGWLPAVLLGTITAVGGGGHPGPATDPFRVPSKTPSTGPSAPGEATHSRKSSASPAPAARTSSRTPSSLTSAPWMPVRSAKASSPSATGPGTRCTRCRSASCSPARSAPPPSASPRARTCRIPDLHPSAHHHRRQPRR; translated from the coding sequence CTGGATGCCTCGGCGCTCAGTGTATGGGCGGTCGCCGGCGCGCAGAAGACACTCGCTGTCGGCCTGGGCTGGCTGCCGGCCGTGCTGCTGGGCACCATCACAGCGGTCGGCGGCGGGGGCCATCCGGGACCTGCAACCGATCCATTCCGGGTGCCCTCAAAAACGCCGTCGACTGGGCCATCCGCCCCTGGGGAAGCAACTCATTCGCGCAAGTCGTCGGCCTCGCCAGCACCGGCAGCAAGGACGTCGTCAAGGACGCCTTCGTCCCTGACCAGCGCACCCTGGATGCCCGTGAGGTCAGCGAAGGCATCCTCGCCGAGCGCAACCGGCCCGGGAACCCGCTGTACGCGATGCCGTTCGGCGTCCTGTTCTCCAGCGCGATCAGCGCCGCCGCCCTCGGCATCGCCGAGGGCGCGCACTTGCCGCATTCCTGACCTACACCCGTCAGCGCATCACCATCGCCGACAGCCGCGCCGCTGA
- a CDS encoding DUF5994 family protein encodes MSDQLRRPPPAPPLLRLYLAPESTVPRRIDGAWWPRTFDLLAELPSLLSGLPRAWGQIGSVLVNGTGWAGVPGRMLVCNQVVRLRRTATARTPSTIVLMAPAHGRRDLLVVSPEATEHAAESLVSAMGLTPEQGHFAS; translated from the coding sequence ATGAGCGACCAGCTGCGGCGCCCGCCACCGGCCCCGCCCCTCCTTCGCCTGTACCTCGCGCCCGAGAGCACCGTGCCACGCCGTATCGACGGGGCCTGGTGGCCGCGAACCTTCGACCTCCTGGCGGAACTCCCGTCACTGCTCTCCGGCCTGCCCCGCGCCTGGGGCCAGATCGGCAGTGTCCTGGTGAACGGCACAGGGTGGGCCGGGGTCCCGGGCCGCATGCTCGTCTGCAACCAGGTCGTCCGGCTGCGCAGGACCGCCACGGCGCGTACGCCCAGCACCATCGTGCTGATGGCCCCCGCCCATGGGCGCCGGGATCTGCTGGTCGTGTCACCGGAGGCCACCGAGCATGCCGCGGAATCGCTCGTGTCCGCAATGGGACTGACGCCGGAGCAGGGTCACTTCGCGAGCTGA
- a CDS encoding SpoIIE family protein phosphatase, whose product MAEGLKSGGEHERRLSAGEPALWQQVVEQLGTALAVIDPAGRIVAVNPAAERLLQRAAGSVYGRDLHDLCHRDPGGGLVPRERCPLLRALAERRAARGDDDRCLRGDGRLVPISWSATPLADDVSGVCQGMVVLIVETAADRRAGRERAERAEQSERVEQAERTARTSALESLAERLTLVAEITDVLGQTLEVDEALARLSRVLVPRLADWAAVDLRVGSRQVHRVAVTGPEGRAAGQEDWRGHLPPVGEATHSPLVQVLNEGAPVLQKRVDLDAPPDSPLASVHDAFLGAIGAASAITVPLGSRRQVTGALTLVRTDPARPFDTGDLDVAGDIGRRVGLVIDNARRFGRQRAVAEAMQRNLLPPLPAHGRFQLAARYQPAPPGSQVGGDWYDAFALRDGTLALVIGDVVGHDLTAAAGMAQLHGILRSLAWDHAEPTGAVVDRLDDAMHAITIVRMATLVLARVEGPDTGPWTLHWTSAGHPPPLLLTPDGNAQYLEAGQGLILGTDPCAGDPRPSAAHALPPRSTLLLYTDGLIEVPGSDLTRGLSRLRRHALALAHEPLDILCDQLAARTPPGSTDDVALLALRLPVP is encoded by the coding sequence GTGGCGGAGGGCCTGAAGTCCGGCGGAGAGCACGAGCGCCGGCTGTCCGCGGGGGAGCCGGCTCTGTGGCAGCAGGTGGTCGAGCAGCTGGGCACGGCCCTCGCTGTGATCGACCCGGCCGGGCGGATCGTCGCTGTCAACCCGGCCGCCGAGCGGCTTCTGCAGCGCGCAGCAGGGTCCGTGTACGGGCGGGATCTGCACGACCTGTGCCATCGCGACCCGGGAGGTGGCCTCGTCCCGCGGGAGCGCTGCCCGCTGCTGCGGGCACTGGCCGAGAGGCGTGCGGCACGCGGGGACGACGACAGGTGCCTGCGTGGTGACGGACGGCTGGTCCCGATCTCCTGGTCGGCCACCCCCCTGGCGGACGACGTCTCCGGCGTCTGCCAGGGCATGGTCGTGCTGATCGTCGAGACCGCGGCGGACCGCCGTGCCGGCAGGGAACGAGCGGAACGCGCCGAGCAGTCGGAACGGGTGGAACAGGCGGAACGAACCGCTCGTACGAGCGCTCTGGAGAGTCTCGCCGAGCGGCTGACACTCGTCGCGGAGATCACCGACGTGCTCGGTCAGACCCTGGAGGTGGACGAGGCCCTCGCCCGGTTGAGCCGCGTCCTCGTCCCCCGCCTCGCCGACTGGGCCGCGGTGGACCTGCGGGTCGGCTCCCGTCAGGTGCACCGAGTGGCCGTGACCGGTCCGGAGGGCCGTGCAGCCGGGCAGGAGGACTGGCGCGGCCATCTGCCCCCGGTCGGGGAGGCGACCCACTCGCCCCTGGTCCAGGTACTGAACGAAGGCGCTCCCGTCCTTCAGAAGCGGGTGGACCTGGACGCACCGCCCGACTCACCGCTGGCCAGCGTGCACGACGCCTTCCTCGGAGCGATCGGCGCGGCATCCGCCATCACGGTGCCGCTCGGCAGTAGACGGCAGGTCACCGGTGCGCTGACGCTGGTGCGCACCGACCCGGCACGGCCCTTCGACACCGGCGATCTCGACGTGGCCGGCGACATCGGCCGCCGGGTCGGTCTGGTCATCGACAACGCGCGCCGGTTCGGCCGGCAGCGTGCGGTCGCCGAAGCCATGCAGCGCAACCTTCTTCCCCCGCTGCCCGCGCACGGCCGGTTCCAGCTGGCCGCCCGGTACCAGCCCGCTCCGCCCGGCTCCCAGGTCGGTGGTGACTGGTACGACGCCTTCGCGCTGAGGGACGGCACGCTCGCCCTCGTCATCGGCGACGTCGTCGGGCACGATCTGACCGCCGCGGCCGGCATGGCGCAGCTGCACGGCATCCTGCGCTCCCTCGCCTGGGACCATGCCGAGCCGACCGGAGCCGTCGTGGACCGCCTCGACGACGCCATGCACGCCATCACCATCGTGCGGATGGCCACCCTCGTCCTCGCCCGGGTGGAAGGTCCGGACACCGGCCCCTGGACGCTGCACTGGACCAGCGCGGGGCACCCGCCGCCCCTGCTGCTGACCCCCGACGGGAACGCGCAGTACCTCGAAGCCGGGCAGGGACTGATCCTTGGAACCGACCCGTGTGCCGGCGATCCTCGCCCGAGCGCCGCTCACGCGCTGCCGCCGCGGTCCACGCTCCTGCTCTACACCGACGGCCTGATCGAAGTCCCCGGCAGCGACTTGACCAGAGGGCTCAGCCGACTGCGTCGCCACGCTCTCGCCCTCGCCCACGAACCTCTGGACATTTTGTGCGACCAGCTGGCGGCCCGGACGCCCCCGGGCAGCACGGACGACGTCGCCCTTCTCGCCCTGCGCCTGCCCGTGCCCTGA
- a CDS encoding aldo/keto reductase — MQRGRNAKLRDLEVSRIRLGTMGMSHGYTGSGTDDAESIRTVHRALELDVTLIDIAEIYGPYTNEELLGRALKGRRDKVVLATKFGLVSHGGDGAWNLDSGPADIRTAVEGSLKRLGNDHIDLYYQHRVDPNTPIGETAGAVGELITEGKVRAFGLSEAGPETIRRAHAVQPVTAVQSEYSLWTRGIEERILPVLRELHIGLVPFSPLGRGFLTGTVRSTDQFGEDDFRRGNPRFTGENFQRNLALADEVQALAAEVGATPAQVALAWLLAQGDDIAPIPGTKRVSRVEENTAADTVTLTAEQLHRLSSLPPAAGDTHNAAQAQMLER; from the coding sequence ATGCAGAGAGGGCGAAATGCGAAGCTACGTGACCTGGAGGTTTCCCGGATCAGGCTGGGCACGATGGGCATGTCCCATGGTTACACCGGCTCGGGCACCGACGACGCCGAGTCGATCAGGACCGTGCACCGGGCGCTGGAGCTGGACGTCACGCTGATCGACATCGCCGAGATCTACGGCCCCTACACCAACGAGGAACTGCTGGGCCGGGCGCTCAAGGGCCGCCGGGACAAGGTGGTGCTGGCCACCAAGTTCGGCCTGGTCTCCCACGGCGGCGACGGCGCGTGGAACCTGGACTCCGGCCCGGCCGACATCCGCACCGCGGTCGAGGGCTCCCTGAAGCGGCTGGGCAACGACCACATCGACCTGTACTACCAGCACCGGGTGGACCCGAACACGCCGATCGGGGAGACCGCCGGTGCCGTCGGCGAGCTGATCACCGAGGGCAAGGTCCGCGCCTTCGGGCTCTCCGAGGCCGGCCCGGAAACGATCCGCCGCGCGCACGCTGTCCAGCCGGTCACCGCGGTGCAGTCCGAGTACTCATTGTGGACGCGCGGCATCGAGGAGCGCATCCTGCCGGTCCTTCGCGAGCTGCACATCGGGCTGGTGCCGTTCTCCCCGCTGGGACGCGGTTTCCTGACGGGCACCGTGCGTTCCACCGATCAGTTCGGCGAGGACGACTTCCGGCGCGGCAACCCGCGCTTCACCGGCGAGAACTTCCAGCGCAACCTCGCGCTCGCCGACGAGGTGCAGGCCCTGGCCGCCGAGGTCGGTGCCACGCCCGCGCAGGTGGCGCTGGCCTGGCTGCTCGCCCAGGGCGACGACATCGCCCCGATCCCCGGCACCAAGCGCGTCAGCCGGGTCGAGGAGAACACCGCCGCCGACACGGTCACGCTGACCGCCGAGCAGCTCCACCGGCTGAGCAGTCTGCCGCCCGCCGCCGGCGACACCCACAACGCGGCCCAGGCGCAGATGCTCGAACGCTGA
- a CDS encoding MEDS domain-containing protein, with the protein MRAPRTLATLDEVDTGDHVCQVLDRSDHVIDRSRSFVADGALYGDKVVIVGPPLEAGSEFAQLVLDPARLDGSLLAAVRREAANADREGFRSLRVLHHVGPDCRPERTKELLRSELDLEEFAADTGALVVCAYSGADRDPSLLEQIRCVHPHSLGSRPTAPAFQVYRTGKEGWTVNGIVDSEGAVAFGSILCALLAQKATVRLLCHALEFFDAAGMSALADAARHLPDRKVVLEGTNDTVRLTWQLSGFAIPEIPVVMAP; encoded by the coding sequence GTGAGAGCGCCGCGCACTCTGGCCACTCTGGACGAGGTCGACACCGGTGATCACGTCTGCCAGGTGTTGGACCGGAGCGACCACGTCATCGATCGCAGCCGGTCCTTCGTCGCGGACGGGGCCCTGTACGGGGACAAGGTGGTGATCGTCGGGCCGCCTCTCGAAGCGGGGAGTGAGTTCGCGCAGCTCGTGCTCGACCCGGCTCGGCTGGACGGCTCTCTGCTGGCCGCGGTGCGCCGGGAGGCGGCCAACGCCGACCGCGAGGGGTTCCGCTCGCTCCGGGTGCTGCACCACGTCGGGCCCGACTGCCGTCCGGAGCGGACGAAGGAACTGTTGCGCAGTGAACTCGATCTCGAGGAGTTCGCCGCCGACACCGGAGCCCTGGTGGTCTGCGCCTACAGCGGTGCGGACCGGGATCCCTCCCTCCTGGAGCAGATCAGGTGCGTGCACCCCCACAGTCTGGGCAGCCGTCCGACGGCACCGGCGTTCCAGGTGTACCGCACGGGGAAGGAAGGCTGGACGGTGAACGGGATCGTCGACAGCGAGGGCGCGGTGGCCTTCGGCTCCATCCTGTGCGCCCTCCTCGCCCAGAAGGCCACGGTGCGCCTGCTCTGCCACGCACTTGAGTTCTTCGACGCCGCCGGCATGAGCGCCCTGGCTGATGCGGCCAGGCACCTTCCGGACCGCAAGGTCGTTTTGGAGGGGACCAACGACACCGTCCGGCTCACCTGGCAGCTGTCCGGCTTCGCGATCCCCGAGATTCCGGTGGTGATGGCGCCGTGA
- a CDS encoding PP2C family protein-serine/threonine phosphatase codes for MDEDDAAAALRAALDQLAFATRSAAALSSTLDAVEGLRRVCRVLVPGLADWAAADLMDEDGAVERVCVSHRDPNTALTGLTGPLPPAPETPGGPLSRVLRGGGPLLLSAGRLPTAQEASDPLHTATMQPFARLGGDSVIVAPLRARRRVLGALTLVRGEGHPPWGEADLALVEDLTHRIALALDNARLYAETQAVAERLQRSLLPDLPVVPGLRVTARYSPALATAQIGGDWYDSFVLPESGDTTLIIGDVTGHDLHAAVTMSQIRNMLRGIACDRREPPGMILRRLDLAVDALYSHRTATCVYALLKGQEGGPYQLEWASAGHPPPLLVTADGDTTYLWEAHGLLLGVDPHAERPSACLPLPEGSTLLLYTDGLIERRGESMDHGMTRLRQHAAALVDQDIDELSDELMNALVAGAHDDIALLALRLPQSDEGVSP; via the coding sequence ATGGACGAGGATGACGCGGCCGCGGCGCTGCGAGCGGCGCTCGACCAGCTGGCGTTCGCCACCCGGAGCGCGGCGGCGCTGTCGAGCACGCTGGACGCGGTCGAGGGGCTCAGGCGGGTGTGCCGCGTGCTGGTGCCGGGGCTGGCCGACTGGGCCGCGGCCGATCTGATGGACGAGGACGGCGCCGTCGAGCGGGTCTGTGTCTCACACCGTGACCCCAACACCGCCCTGACCGGCCTGACGGGACCGTTGCCGCCGGCGCCGGAGACGCCAGGAGGGCCGCTGTCCCGGGTGCTTCGCGGCGGTGGCCCCCTGCTGTTGTCGGCCGGGCGGCTGCCGACCGCGCAGGAGGCGTCCGATCCGCTGCACACGGCAACCATGCAACCGTTCGCCCGACTCGGGGGAGACTCCGTGATCGTGGCACCCCTGCGGGCACGCCGGCGAGTGCTGGGTGCGCTGACCCTGGTCAGGGGCGAGGGACACCCGCCATGGGGCGAGGCGGACCTGGCGCTGGTCGAGGACCTCACCCACCGCATCGCGCTGGCTCTCGACAACGCCAGGCTCTACGCCGAGACCCAGGCCGTCGCCGAGCGCCTCCAGCGCTCTCTGCTGCCGGACCTGCCCGTCGTACCGGGTCTTCGCGTCACCGCCCGCTACTCCCCGGCGCTCGCCACCGCGCAGATCGGCGGTGACTGGTACGACAGCTTCGTCCTGCCGGAAAGCGGTGACACCACTCTGATCATCGGCGACGTCACCGGCCACGATCTGCATGCCGCCGTGACCATGAGCCAGATCCGGAACATGCTGCGTGGCATCGCCTGCGACCGCCGGGAGCCCCCCGGCATGATCCTGCGCCGCTTGGACCTCGCAGTCGACGCCCTCTACAGCCACCGCACCGCCACCTGCGTGTACGCACTGCTCAAGGGCCAGGAAGGAGGGCCGTACCAGCTGGAGTGGGCGAGTGCCGGACATCCACCACCCCTGCTGGTCACTGCGGACGGCGACACCACCTACCTCTGGGAAGCACACGGCCTGCTGCTGGGCGTCGACCCGCACGCCGAACGGCCCAGTGCCTGCCTGCCCCTGCCCGAGGGCAGCACCCTGCTGTTGTACACGGACGGTCTGATCGAACGGCGCGGCGAATCCATGGATCACGGCATGACCCGGCTCCGGCAGCACGCTGCCGCCCTGGTCGACCAGGACATCGACGAGCTGAGCGACGAGCTGATGAACGCACTCGTGGCAGGGGCCCACGACGACATCGCCCTGCTCGCCCTGCGACTGCCACAGTCGGACGAGGGCGTCTCGCCCTGA
- a CDS encoding TRIC cation channel family protein produces the protein MSVARALSPESLTELTRALDLSGVVANGTLGGVLARASRLDLFGFLVIGIVLGLGGGILRDTLLQHGTPVALTDYT, from the coding sequence GTGTCTGTGGCCCGGGCGTTGTCGCCAGAGAGTCTGACCGAGCTGACCCGGGCGCTGGACCTGAGCGGAGTGGTCGCCAACGGCACGCTCGGTGGGGTGCTGGCCCGGGCCAGTCGTCTGGACCTGTTCGGCTTCCTGGTCATCGGCATCGTCTTGGGCCTGGGCGGCGGAATCCTCCGCGACACCCTGTTGCAGCACGGCACCCCCGTGGCCCTGACCGACTACACCTAA
- a CDS encoding molybdopterin-dependent oxidoreductase, with protein sequence MTSVFGLVLLIGIPLLFVTGLLSYAAYNPGLSPFNDETPDKGVLGFYLFSWPTHPYWLYRLLQGVHVTLGVVLVPVLLAKLWSVIPKLFEWLPVRSIAHGLERLSLLMLVGGVIFEFVTGIFNIQLYYVFPGSFYRLHFYGAWVFIAAFVVHVCLRLGRMTRALRSRNLGTELRTDLAHTVPEPPDPDGLVATAPAPPTMTRRGAVGMVGAGSLLLLVVTAGQSIGGRLRGTALLAPHNRNPGSGPHSFQINKTAAKVGITPALVGPTWRLEVHGHGAPRVFTREQLLAMPQHAAALPIACVEGWSTEDQHWSGLRLADLAALAGLPDAASVLVQSIQPPGPFTRVVLRGNQIHDPRALLALRVNGADLSLDHGYPARIIVPANPGVNNTKWVHRLTFRA encoded by the coding sequence CTGACATCGGTGTTCGGACTGGTCCTCCTGATCGGCATTCCGCTGCTGTTCGTCACCGGACTGCTCTCCTACGCCGCCTACAACCCCGGGCTGAGCCCCTTCAACGACGAGACCCCCGACAAGGGTGTCCTGGGCTTCTACCTCTTCAGCTGGCCCACGCACCCGTACTGGCTGTACCGGCTGCTTCAGGGCGTGCACGTGACGCTGGGCGTGGTGCTGGTGCCGGTGCTGCTGGCCAAGTTGTGGTCGGTGATCCCAAAGCTGTTCGAATGGCTTCCGGTACGCTCCATCGCCCACGGCCTGGAGAGACTGTCCCTGCTGATGCTGGTCGGCGGCGTCATCTTCGAATTCGTCACCGGCATCTTCAACATCCAGCTCTACTACGTCTTCCCGGGCTCGTTCTACCGCCTGCACTTCTACGGCGCCTGGGTGTTCATCGCCGCCTTCGTCGTCCACGTGTGCCTGAGACTCGGCCGGATGACACGGGCACTGCGCTCACGCAACCTGGGCACCGAACTGCGCACCGACCTCGCCCACACCGTGCCCGAACCACCCGATCCCGACGGCCTGGTGGCAACCGCGCCCGCACCGCCCACGATGACCCGCCGCGGCGCGGTGGGCATGGTGGGAGCGGGATCGCTGCTCCTCCTCGTCGTGACCGCCGGACAGAGCATCGGCGGCCGGCTGCGCGGCACAGCGCTGCTCGCGCCGCACAACCGCAACCCCGGCAGCGGGCCGCACAGCTTCCAGATCAACAAGACGGCGGCGAAAGTGGGCATCACCCCCGCGCTCGTCGGCCCCACCTGGCGGCTGGAGGTCCACGGACACGGAGCGCCACGGGTCTTCACCCGCGAGCAGCTCCTGGCGATGCCCCAGCACGCCGCCGCACTGCCGATCGCCTGTGTGGAGGGATGGTCCACCGAGGACCAGCACTGGAGCGGCCTGCGGCTGGCCGACCTCGCCGCTCTGGCCGGACTGCCCGACGCCGCAAGCGTCCTGGTCCAGTCCATTCAACCCCCCGGCCCCTTCACCCGGGTGGTGCTGCGCGGCAACCAGATCCACGACCCGCGAGCGCTGCTCGCCCTCCGCGTCAACGGCGCGGACCTCTCACTCGACCACGGCTACCCGGCCCGCATCATCGTCCCGGCCAACCCCGGCGTGAACAACACCAAGTGGGTCCACCGGCTCACCTTCAGGGCGTGA
- a CDS encoding sensor histidine kinase — translation MTSSTPSDAPGTGYRHELYPYSGRDAFVEGALSFIQDALAGGEAVVVAVPQDKASLLRAEIRDEDAVRYVDTAGVAHHPGRLIGAWQEWLQEYASQGRPVRGIGESPWDKVRSPAEAEELRYHEWLLNKAFARGPAWWLLCPYDIAHDKASLAEMARCHPELRQDGRTMPCADYDPQAPYRFTPLTDPCDPYEEFAYSSGDLPALREKITACAERHGLTGRRLRELHLAATEVATNSIRHGGGHGVLRTWSEERRLVCEFRDAGYIEDPLIGRRRPDATQVGGRGLWLVHQLCDLVEIRSAPDEGTRVRLHTELPE, via the coding sequence GTGACCTCCTCTACTCCCTCCGACGCTCCGGGCACCGGATACCGGCACGAGCTGTATCCGTACTCCGGCAGGGACGCGTTCGTCGAGGGCGCCCTCAGTTTCATCCAGGACGCCCTCGCGGGTGGTGAGGCCGTCGTCGTGGCTGTCCCGCAGGACAAGGCGTCCCTGCTGCGCGCCGAGATCCGCGACGAGGATGCCGTCCGCTACGTCGACACCGCAGGGGTCGCGCACCATCCCGGTCGGCTCATCGGAGCCTGGCAGGAATGGCTCCAGGAGTACGCCTCGCAAGGGCGGCCTGTGCGCGGGATCGGCGAATCACCCTGGGACAAGGTCCGCAGCCCGGCCGAAGCCGAGGAGCTGCGCTATCACGAATGGCTCCTCAACAAAGCCTTCGCCCGGGGCCCGGCCTGGTGGCTGCTGTGCCCCTACGACATCGCTCACGACAAGGCATCACTGGCGGAAATGGCCCGGTGCCACCCCGAGCTGCGCCAGGACGGCCGCACGATGCCGTGTGCGGACTACGACCCGCAGGCACCGTACCGCTTCACACCGCTCACCGACCCGTGCGACCCGTACGAGGAATTCGCCTACAGCAGCGGTGACCTGCCCGCCCTGCGCGAGAAGATCACCGCGTGCGCCGAACGGCACGGCCTGACCGGCCGACGCCTGAGAGAACTGCACCTGGCCGCCACGGAGGTGGCCACCAACAGCATTCGTCACGGCGGCGGACACGGTGTGCTGCGCACCTGGAGCGAGGAGCGCCGACTCGTGTGCGAGTTCCGCGACGCGGGCTACATCGAGGACCCCCTGATCGGACGGAGAAGGCCGGACGCCACGCAGGTCGGTGGTCGCGGCCTCTGGCTGGTCCATCAGCTCTGCGACCTCGTGGAGATCCGCTCCGCACCGGATGAGGGGACCAGGGTCAGGCTCCACACCGAGCTCCCGGAGTAG
- a CDS encoding STAS domain-containing protein, whose product MLTVRMQHEDATIAQLPETVDYDNAPLVGAQCEDLVNRGCTTLVLDASQVQYMDSSGISMLITLSRTLNRRAGTLRVAALSAHYEQVWRMLGLEEVFPVFPTVNAALQPPAAGNIPGTPEEWTTPDMPAAWATRTEKTPG is encoded by the coding sequence ATGCTCACTGTCCGGATGCAGCACGAGGACGCGACGATCGCACAGCTCCCGGAGACGGTCGACTACGACAACGCGCCCCTTGTCGGCGCCCAGTGCGAGGACTTGGTCAACCGCGGCTGCACCACCCTGGTGCTGGACGCATCCCAGGTGCAGTACATGGACTCCTCCGGCATCAGCATGCTCATCACGCTGTCGCGCACCCTCAACCGCCGCGCCGGCACCCTGCGCGTGGCCGCTCTCAGCGCCCACTACGAGCAGGTGTGGCGCATGCTCGGGCTCGAGGAAGTGTTCCCCGTCTTCCCCACAGTGAACGCCGCCCTCCAGCCTCCTGCCGCAGGCAACATCCCCGGGACACCCGAGGAATGGACCACGCCTGACATGCCTGCCGCATGGGCAACCCGGACGGAGAAGACGCCGGGGTAG